The following coding sequences are from one Salvia hispanica cultivar TCC Black 2014 chromosome 3, UniMelb_Shisp_WGS_1.0, whole genome shotgun sequence window:
- the LOC125212713 gene encoding actin-related protein 2/3 complex subunit 5A — protein sequence MAEFVEADNAEAIFTRIEHKSSKIESLLKQYKPVEALKTALEGSPPVTKDERCKSANWIVVHRAIMAIKDIDSLFSALDLEYYDVLMKYLYRGLSTGDRPTCDQCLKIHEKLTERAGLGCILRCLADKVNTV from the exons ATGGCAGAATTTGTGGAAGCAGATAATGCAGAAGCCATTTTCACACGAATCGAGCACAAATCGAGCAAGATCGAGAGCCTACTCAAACA GTATAAACCGGTTGAAGCTTTGAAGACAGCTCTTGAAGGCTCGCCCCCCGTCACCAAAGACGAGCGTTGCAAg TCTGCGAATTGGATTGTGGTGCATAGGGCGATAATGGCGATAAAAGATATCGATAGTTTGTTCTCAGCTCTTGATCTGGAGTACTACGATGTTCTGATGAA GTACTTATATAGAGGTTTATCTACTGGAGATCGTCCCACGTGTGACCAATGCCtaaaaattcatgaaaaactTACAGAAAGAGCGGGATTGGGATGCATACTACGATGCCTGGCCGACAAAGTCAACACTGtttaa
- the LOC125212651 gene encoding uncharacterized protein LOC125212651: MASKFLLVTVFVFDLIAFSLAVAAEHRRSSASIATEANMEFCVYDSDIATGLGVGSFLFLMVSQLIIMAASRCLCGGRALQPGRSRVWAIVLFISCWVAFFIAEVCLLAGSVRNAYHTKYRTYLSATPPSCETLRKGVFGAGAAFIFFTAILSELFYMTYSKTGDVSLPMRGDTGIRMG, encoded by the exons ATGGCCTCCAAGTTTCTGTTGGTGACAGTTTTCGTGTTCGATTTAATTGCTTTTTCACTTGCTGTTGCAGCTGAGCACCGCAGATCATCT GCAAGCATTGCAACTGAGGCGAACATGGAGTTTTGTGTTTATGATTCGGACATAGCCACCGGCCTTGGAGTGGGCTCGTTCTTGTTCCTTATGGTTAGCCAACTAATTATCATGGCTGCAAGTAGGTGTTTATGCGGTGGGAGAGCTCTCCAACCGGGTCGTTCTAGGGTTTGGGCGATTGTGTTGTTCATCTCCTGCTG GGTGGCATTCTTCATTGCTGAGGTGTGCTTGTTAGCTGGCTCGGTAAGAAACGCGTACCACACCAAGTACAGGACATACTTGTCGGCAACTCCTCCCTCATGTGAGACGTTGAGGAAGGGAGTGTTTGGAGCCGGGGCAGCATTCATATTCTTCACCGCCATACTCTCTGAACTTTTCTACATGACCTATTCCAAAACCGGTGACGTATCTCTCCCTATGAGAGGGGACACCGGAATAAGGATGGGATAG